The Halorarum halophilum genome contains the following window.
TCATGATCGGTCCCTGGTACCGCATCCCCGCCGGGTAGACGCGGCCGTCCTGCACCGCCGTCAACTGGCTGCCGGCCGAGTGGCTCTCGAGTTCGGCGATCGTATCGGCGATGCTGTAGTTCGGCGTCATCCCCCACAGGTGGAGGATGACGTCCGGGTCCGTCTCCAGCATCGCCTCGTAGTCGACCTCGCCCCAGAGGCCCCCCCAGTCGCGCTCGGCGAAGGCGTCGTTCGCCCCGAGCGGCCTGGTGTCGGCCAGCCACGTGCCCGGCTTGTTCAGGTGGTAGGTCCAGAACGACTCGCCGTCCCCCGCGAGCGTGACGCGCACGGCCGTCGGACGCTCCTCCTTCGGCGGGAGGTCGGCCTGAATGGTGGAGACGAGGTCCGCGTGGACCGCCGCGAGCGCCTCGTACCGCGCCCCCTCCTGGAACACCTCGGCGACGTTGCCGAACAGCTCCCAGAGGTCGTAGTACTCGTAGTCGTCGTAGCCCTCCGGCGCCGGGGCGTTCGTCCCGCTGAAGAAGTTGCCGAACCAGGGGGCGAGCTGCGACCCGATCTCCTCGACGTCCGACCGGTTCCAGCCGGTCTGGGTCGACGCCCACGCGGGGTCCGCGAGGTGGACGTCGCTGTCGAGTTCGAACAGGAGCTCCTTCGGGAGCCCGTCGCTCAGGGGGTCGGCCAGGTCCTCCCAGTCGAAGGAGACGCCGTCGAGGTGGTGGTAGTAGTGGTTCATCGTCGTCCCGGACATCTCCGGGACGTACACCGCGTTCACCTTGTGCCCGTGGCCGAGCGCGACCGCCATGTCGGCGTACCCCGGGAACACCGTGAACACGCGCTCGGGGACGGCGTCGAACTCGACCCCGCCCATCGGCGACATGCTCGCCGTGTACGGCCCGCCGGCGGTCGGGGACGAACCCGTCGCCGCGTCGGTCCCCTCGGTCCCCCCGCCGTCCGCCGAGTTCGCGGGGGTCGGCGTCGAGTCGTCGCCGGCACAGCCCGCGAGGGCCGCTCCCCCCGCGAGCGCCGCCATCCCCCGGACGTACTCCCGCCGCGTCGATGCGTCGCGTCCCGTCGTCTCGTCGAACATGGTTTTAGGCTAACCTAAAACAACAAGACCGTTTCGGTTACTCACCGACGTCGGCCGGCAGCGACGCGGCGTACTCCCGGACCCGTTCGTCGTCGACGACGTCGAGCAGCAGGTCGTCGGGCAGGTGTTCGGCGAGGCGTCGTTTCCCGGCTTCGGCGCGAACGTCCAGCTCCTCGCGGTCCACGTAGGCCGCGGACCGTTCCTCGAGGAGTCGCTCGCAGACGCGCTCGAACCGGTCGTCGCCCGGCCCGAGGTCGGCGGGCGCCTCGCGGGCCGCCCAGTCGCGCAGGTGGTCCCGGAGCGCCGCCTCGTCGTCGACGTCGCTCGCGCGGCGCACCCAGTCCCAGTGCCCGGAGACGGGGTCCCAGAGGCCGTCCGTCTCCCGGCGGTCGCGGAGGAGTTCGCACGCCACGCTCGCGCCGTCGCCGGCGGCGGCGATCGCCTGGTTGGTGCCGTCCGCCATCGGGCCGGCGACGTACAGCCCCTCGATCGGCGTCCGACCGTCCGCGTCGGCGTACCCCCCGTCGAAGCGCTCGTGGGTCTCGCCGCCGTGCTCGTGCGCCTCGAACATCGCGCCCTCGTCGTCCAGGGGGCGGAGGTACTCGGCGTCGTACGTCGTCGCCGCGACCACGGCGTCGGCCACCGCCGTCCGGCCGTCCTGCGTCCCGATCAGGAAGCCGTCCGCCGTCCCCGCGTCCGCCGGCTCCCCGTCCACCGTCTCCGCGTCCG
Protein-coding sequences here:
- a CDS encoding ABC transporter substrate-binding protein translates to MFDETTGRDASTRREYVRGMAALAGGAALAGCAGDDSTPTPANSADGGGTEGTDAATGSSPTAGGPYTASMSPMGGVEFDAVPERVFTVFPGYADMAVALGHGHKVNAVYVPEMSGTTMNHYYHHLDGVSFDWEDLADPLSDGLPKELLFELDSDVHLADPAWASTQTGWNRSDVEEIGSQLAPWFGNFFSGTNAPAPEGYDDYEYYDLWELFGNVAEVFQEGARYEALAAVHADLVSTIQADLPPKEERPTAVRVTLAGDGESFWTYHLNKPGTWLADTRPLGANDAFAERDWGGLWGEVDYEAMLETDPDVILHLWGMTPNYSIADTIAELESHSAGSQLTAVQDGRVYPAGMRYQGPIMNLFQIEMGAKQLYPDLFGEWPDYEDGEHYPEIPEDEWLFDRTRVAAVVNGEF
- a CDS encoding FAD-dependent oxidoreductase: MTGEADGSTGGAADAVEDAERYDVAVVGGGPAGSSAAVFTARAGLEVVVFDRGNSSLARCGHLENFLGFPVGIDVETFYGLMHDHVEEAGAELIPDLVERVERVADAGTADAETVDGEPADAETVDGEPADAGTADGFLIGTQDGRTAVADAVVAATTYDAEYLRPLDDEGAMFEAHEHGGETHERFDGGYADADGRTPIEGLYVAGPMADGTNQAIAAAGDGASVACELLRDRRETDGLWDPVSGHWDWVRRASDVDDEAALRDHLRDWAAREAPADLGPGDDRFERVCERLLEERSAAYVDREELDVRAEAGKRRLAEHLPDDLLLDVVDDERVREYAASLPADVGE